In Fusarium falciforme chromosome 9, complete sequence, the following are encoded in one genomic region:
- a CDS encoding RING-type domain-containing protein — protein sequence MPQAQHPIATIAFIIFIIWLVFPEGDYSSQSLTLSDLAAERLGRFHDALDVLNASRWGDFTPAPKKGSKTKPSYLNLTGFREEDKFAWKDLNRFRERSLEFSRHAIPPVGGKNLWDAGEGDAVWMNASGTVHGEWVKRKGSAARGYDSYNLTKVAPGMDWIGDEVSWARNITGTSGRMMLRLEGNKTVNEYEQLPAQTNTPVAGGLIRSVKGTTTIEDMSGSGHDWEMKLWGVHWPRQGVILMTTTSEKFEGIFGLPHLAPSEDFFQSSQKLLNQSIARTITRKEENIYVDQTVPWTSDLENPMYTTNPSPHCEYIMYAQVYPPSRQHFNLDPNEPTRDAMESIIGAIESELQSPVGAPIPKIPKLQISAVIYSPDCGFFLETKGPPDFSPSEAQHLTGMKMEVQIYQVKTWILVYAVIVFAQVNLLKNQMRESCTPSTMGRVSFWTIATMIMVDGMTFTAAATWVSSAAATFLPTLAFLFAAFLSMTIGGSFLAKIHEVQLPEARPRRDRDQTSSTSTSSPDSTPASATPNPTSTGTGSLLPAPVTARQPTIRPPPSQPVIVPSDQDVDAEIAASATPVPGATTAERTPPPPQSFQSIISRLILTSLCIIFLAISSSTWYPSLRSLFLNLCIFLYFSLWIPQIYRNTRRNCRRALTWSFVLGQSILRLLPVAYFWAKEDNFLYARPDRHAFLVFCAWLWIQLIILAAQDVIGPRFGVPAGWAPDAWDYHPVLREDGLEAGGLPIGLVADDTPGIERARSGDDGSKRSSTRSIDCAICREVLEVPVLTAEDEDTGVAGVFARRLYMVTPCRHIFHSACLEGWMRFRLQCPICREELPPL from the coding sequence ATGCCGCAAGCGCAGCATCCGATCGCCACGATCGCTTTCATCATATTTATTATCTGGCTCGTTTTCCCCGAGGGCGACTACTCGAGCCAGTCTCTTACACTCTCCGACCTGGCCGCGGAGAGGTTGGGGCGCTTTCACGATGCGCTCGACGTGTTGAATGCCTCGCGCTGGGGGGACTTTACCCCTGCTCCGAAGAAGGGTTCCAAGACCAAGCCTTCCTACTTGAATCTTACGGGGTTCCGCGAGGAGGACAAGTTTGCTTGGAAAGACTTGAATCGATTCCGTGAGAGGAGCTTGGAATTCAGTCGACATGCCATACCGCCGGTCGGAGGCAAGAATCTTTGGGATGCTGGAGAGGGGGATGCAGTTTGGATGAATGCGTCAGGGACAGTCCACGGTGAGTGGGTGAAGCGCAAAGGTTCTGCGGCTAGAGGGTATGACAGCTATAACCTCACCAAAGTTGCTCCCGGGATGGATTGGATAGGCGACGAGGTCTCTTGGGCACGAAACATTACGGGCACCTCTGGACGAATGATGCTACGACTCGAAGGGAACAAGACGGTCAACGAGTACGAGCAACTGCCAGCCCAAACCAACACACCCGTCGCTGGTGGTCTCATCCGGAGTGTCAAGGGCACAACGACTATCGAGGACATGTCGGGTTCGGGCCACGACTGGGAGATGAAGCTATGGGGTGTCCATTGGCCACGACAGGGTGTCATCCTGATGACAACCACAAGCGAAAAGTTCGAGGGTATCTTCGGTCTACCACACCTGGCACCGAGTGAAGACTTCTTTCAGTCCAGTCAGAAACTGCTCAACCAGTCGATCGCCCGAACTATTACCCGGAAGGAAGAAAACATCTATGTCGACCAGACTGTTCCGTGGACATCGGATCTTGAAAATCCCATGTATACCACCAACCCGTCACCACACTGCGAGTACATCATGTACGCCCAAGTCTACCCACCCAGTCGACAACACTTCAACCTAGACCCGAACGAGCCAACCAGAGACGCCATGGAGTCAATCATTGGCGCAATTGAATCAGAGTTGCAATCACCGGTGGGCGCGCCGATTCCCAAGATTCCCAAGCTCCAGATATCCGCCGTCATTTACTCTCCGGACTGTGGTTTCTTCCTCGAAACGAAAGGACCCCCTGACTTTAGCCCTAGTGAGGCTCAACATCTCACCggcatgaagatggaggTGCAGATTTACCAGGTCAAGACGTGGATTCTGGTCTATGCCGTCATCGTCTTTGCGCAAGTCAATCTGCTCAAAAACCAGATGCGAGAGTCGTGTACTCCCTCAACTATGGGTCGCGTCAGCTTCTGGACCATTGCCACGATGATCATGGTTGACGGCATGACCTTTACTGCCGCTGCCACATGGGTTTCTTCAGCTGCTGCTACATTCTTGCCCACATTGGCGTTCTTGTTTGCCGCGTTCCTGTCCATGACCATCGGAGGCAGCTTCTTGGCCAAGATCCATGAAGTTCAACTTCCCGAGGCACGTCCGCGTCGTGACCGGGACCAGACATCGAGCACTTCCACCAGCAGCCCCGATAGCACACCGGCCTCGGCCACCCCGAATCCCACCAGCACCGGCACCGGTTCACTCCTCCCGGCCCCCGTAACAGCAAGACAGCCTACGATACGTCCGCCGCCGTCTCAGCCCGTCATTGTCCCATCCGATCAGGACGTTGATGCCGAGATTGCCGCCTCCGCAACTCCAGTGCCTGGGGCTACAACCGCCGAACGCAcaccccctcctccccaaTCATTCCAGAGCATCATCAGCCGCCTCATACTAACCTCCTTGTGTATCATCTTCTTGGCtatctcctcctcaacttGGTATCCCAGTCTCCGCTCCCTCTTCCTTAACCTTTGCATATTCTTGTACTTCTCGCTCTGGATACCCCAGATCTACCGCAACACCCGCCGAAACTGTCGTCGCGCCCTCACATGGTCCTTTGTCCTCGGCCAGTCCATCCTCCGTCTCCTCCCCGTCGCCTACTTCTGGGCCAAGGAGGACAACTTTCTATATGCCCGACCCGACCGCCATGCCTTTCTCGTCTTTTGCGCATGGCTCTGGATCCAGCTCATTATCCTCGCTGCCCAGGATGTCATCGGTCCACGCTTTGGTGTTCCAGCCGGCTGGGCCCCTGATGCCTGGGACTACCACCCTGTCCTCCGAGAAGACGGCCTCGAGGCTGGCGGCTTGCCCATCGGCCTTGTCGCTGACGATACCCCGGGTATCGAGCGGGCTCGCTCCGGCGACGACGGCAGTAAGCGGAGCTCTACCCGGAGCATCGACTGCGCCATCTGCCGTGAGGTCCTCGAGGTCCCTGTACTCAcggccgaggacgaggatacAGGAGTGGCGGGTGTTTTTGCGCGCCGCTTATATATGGTTACGCCCTGTCGGCACATTTTCCATAGCGCATGCCTTGAGGGTTGGATGAGGTTCCGGCTTCAGTGCCCTATATGCCGAGAGGAGCTGCCACCACTATGA
- a CDS encoding Elongation factor Tu, whose product MSTAFRSLAPFLRTARHGLKAAPINPLQSALKKQNASGVLNLYRTYAVFERSKPHVNIGTIGHVDHGKTTLSAAITKRQAEKGLANFLEYGAIDKAPEERKRGITISTAHIEYSTDNRHYSHVDCPGHADYIKNMITGAANMDGAIIVVAASDGQMPQTREHLLLARQVGVQKIVVFVNKVDAIDDPEMLELVEMEMRELLNTYGFEGDETPVIMGSALMSLQNQRPEIGSQKIDELLAAVDEWIPTPERDLDKPFLMSVEDVFSIAGRGTVVSGRVERGVLKRDQEIELVGKGNEVIKTKVTDIETFKKSCEQSQAGDNSGLLIRGVRREDVRRGMVVCAPGTVKSHTQFLSSLYVLTKEEGGRHTGFQEHYRPQLYLRTADESIDLTFPEGTEDASSKMVMPGDNTEMVITMGHPNAIEVGQRFNIREGGRTVATGLCTRILK is encoded by the exons ATGTCGACCGCCTTCCGATCTCTTGCGCCTTTCCTGCGCACCGCCCGCCACGGCCTCAAGGCGGCTCCCATCAACCCCCTCCAGTCCgccctcaagaagcagaatGCCTCTGGCGTCCTCAACCTCTACCGCACATACGCCGTCTTTGAGCGATCAAAGCCCCATGTGAACATTGGTACCATTGGTCACGTCGATCACGGAAAG ACCACCCTCTCcgctgccatcaccaagcgacaggccgagaagggccTCGCCAACTTCCTCGAGTACGGTGCCATTGACAAGGCTCCCGAGGAGCGAAAGCGTGGTATCACCATCTCCACTGCTCACATCGAGTACTCTACCGACAACCGCCACTACTCCCACGTCGACTGCCCTGGTCACGCCGATTACATCAAGAACATGATTACTGGTGCTGCCAACATGGATGGTGCTATTATTGTCGTCGCCGCCTCTGACGGTCAGATGCCCCAGACCCGTGAGCACTTGCTGCTCGCCCGTCAGGTCGGTGTCCAGAAGATTGTCGTCTTCGTCAACAAGGTCGATGCCATTGACGACCCTGAGATGCTTGAGCTcgtcgagatggagatgcgtgagctcctcaacaccTACGGCTTCGAGGGTGACGAGACCCCTGTCATCATGGGCTCTGCTCTCATGTCCCTCCAGAACCAGCGCCCCGAGATCGGTAGCCAGAAGATTGACGAGCTCCTTGCCGCCGTTGACGAGTGGATCCCTACCCCCGAGCGTGACCTTGACAAGCCTTTCCTCATGTCCGTTGAGGATGTCTTCTCCATTGCCGGTCGTGGTACCGTCGTCTCTGGCCGTGTCGAGCGTGGTGTCCTGAAGCGCGACCAGGAGATTGAGCTCGTCGGCAAGGGTAACGAGgtcatcaagaccaaggtcaCCGACATTGAGACCTTCAAGAAGTCTTGCGAGCAGTCCCAGGCTGGTGACAACTCTGGTCTCCTCATCCGAGGTGTCCGCCGTGAGGATGTCCGCCGTGGTATGGTCGTCTGCGCCCCCGGCACTGTCAAGTCCCACACTCAGTTCCTTTCTTCCCTCTATGTCctcaccaaggaggagggtggCCGACACACTGGCTTCCAGGAGCACTACCGGCCCCAGCTCTACCTCCGAACTGCTGATGAGTCCATCGACCTGACCTTCCCCGAGGGTACCGAGGACGCCAGCAGCAAGATGGTCATGCCCGGTGACAACACCGAGATGGTCATCACCATGGGCCACCCCAACGCCATTGAGGTCGGTCAGCGATTCAACATCCGTGAGGGTGGCCGAACCGTCGCTACCGGTCTTTGCACTCGTATTCTCAAGTAA
- a CDS encoding 60S ribosomal protein L4-B — MASRPTVSIIGKDGAPTGATHAIPAVFTSPIRPDIVQQVHTGIAKNKRQPYAVSEKAGHQTSAESWGTGRAVARIPRVSGGGTHRAGQAAFGNMCRSGRMFAPTKIWRKWHIKVNQGQKRYAVCSALAASAAVPLLQARGHQVSSVPEVPLVVDSALFEGAAIAKTAAALSLLKAVGAGADIEKVKKSKKLRAGKGKLRGRRHRQRRGPLVIYDAETDGKELVTAFRNIPGVETSPVTALNLLQLAPGGHLGRFIVWTSAAFKALDQIYGSTTEASTHKRDFLLPSNVVSQADLTRLINSSEIQSSLNAPKGEAVTRRSAVQKKNPLKNKQVMLRLNPYASVFAQEAQKKQN, encoded by the exons ATGGCTTCGCGACCTACCGTCTCCATCATCGGCAAAGATGGTGCTCCCACTGGAGCTACCCACGCCATTCCCGCCGTCTTCACCAGCCCGATCCGACCGGACATTGTCCAGCAGGTTCACACCGGTatcgccaagaacaagcgACAGCCCTATGCTGTGAGCGAGAAGGCTGGTCACCAGACCTCCGCTGAGTCCTGGGGAACTG GTCGTGCCGTCGCCCGTATCCCCCGTGTCTCTGGTGGTGGTACCCACCGTGCTGGTCAGGCCGCCTTCGGTAACATGTGCCGTTCCGGTCGCATGTTCGCCCCTACCAAGATCTGGCGAAAGTGGCACATCAAGGTCAACCAGGGCCAGAA GCGATATGCTGTCTGCTCCGCCCTGGCTGCCTCTGCTGCCGTTCCCCTGCTCCAGGCCCGTGGCCACCAGGTCAGCTCCGTCCCTGAGGTTCCCCTGGTTGTCGACTCTGCCCTCTTCGAGGGTGCCGCTATCGCCAAGACCGCTGCCGCTCTCAGCCTCCTGAAGGCTGTCGGTGCTGGTGCCGATATcgagaaggtcaagaagtccaagaagctccgagctggcaagggcaagctccGTGGCCGCCGCCACCGCCAGCGACGTGGCCCTCTCGTCATCTACGATGCCGAGACCGACGGCAAGGAGCTCGTCACCGCTTTCCGCAACATCCCCGGTGTCGAGACCTCCCCCGTCACcgccctcaacctcctccagctcgccCCTGGTGGTCACCTCGGCCGATTCATCGTCTGGACCTCTGCCGCCTTCAAGGCCCTCGACCAGATCTACGGCTCCACCACCGAGGCCTCCACCCACAAGCGTGacttcctcctcccctccaacGTTGTCTCCCAGGCCGACCTCACCCGCCTGATCAACAGCTCCGAAATCCAGAGCTCCCTCAACGCTCCCAAGGGCGAGGCCGTCACCCGACGATCTGCTGTCCAGAAGAAGAACCCCCTCAAGAACAAGCAGGTCATGCTTCGCCTGAACCCCTACGCCTCCGTGTTCGCCCAGGAGGctcagaagaagcagaactAA
- a CDS encoding Aminotran-1-2 domain-containing protein, with translation MAPSASIDTTAAAAAAAQAAATLKALPHPKDLSHHYSQVTKNRIQSRIKAFYRFIQTPGISNFSGGMPNVKYFPYDTLEADVATPERWQPSPNTPAEVQQQLDEASSNGHSNGKTNGNSNGSKNGNAPQDPDYKGTTAHITIPKVLHEPDRTKKIDLATALQYGLAAGYPPLLSFVKQFTNEVLHPSVPYHGGADVILNNGGTDGFSKVLQLLVDPWYEGVHPVTERPGMLCETFVFGNVLTQSRPLGVQVVPVELDREGMLVEGPGGLRDVLDNWDPRNGRRPHFLYTVTMGHNPTSGVLGIKRRKEIYALASKYDIIIVEDDPYWYLQFPSAAVHEARLRGHETPRHIETHTPAKTSGYEFIDSLVPSYLSIDVDGRVIRLDTFSKTVAPGCRLGHVTAQPAIIERITRITEASTSQPSGFVQAFIAQVLLGPHSSALAEFGALSESEKANFKGWKLDGWVRWLEGLRGEYERRMTRMCTILEDNAFQLKQSTPEKPDSDWDVITKTKLFEFDWPRGGMFVWLRIHFEQHPLFNARGTDVPVINGPELAKAFLIHSTQAPNLVLGSPGGMFSATPEILAEHGWKYVRLCFAAESDENIDAGSLRFSKSVQNFFRITDVAEIEKLIEEL, from the exons ATGGCTCCCTCTGCAAGCATTGATACcactgctgccgctgctgctgcggcacAGGCTGCGGCGACCCTCAAGGCCCTGCCTCACCCCAAGGACCTGTCGCACCACTACTCGCAGGTCACCAAGAACAGGATCCAGAGCAGGATCAAGGCTTTTTACAGGTTCATCCAGACTCCTGGTATCAGCAACTTTTCTGGAG GAATGCCCAATGTTAAATACTTTCCATACGATACACTAGAGGCCGACGTAGCAACCCCTGAGCGGTGGCAGCCCTCGCCAAACACTCCCGCCGAGGTTCAGCAGCAACTAGATGAGGCATCGTCCAACGGCCATTCCAATGGCAAGACCAACGGCAACTCCAACGGTTCAAAGAACGGAAACGCTCCCCAGGACCCTGACTACAAGGGAACCACAGCACACATTACTATTCCCAAGGTCCTCCACGAGCCGGACCGCACCAAGAAGATCGACCTTGCGACCGCTCTCCAATATGGCCTCGCCGCTGGCTATCCACCTCTGCTGTCCTTTGTCAAGCAGTTCACCAATGAAGTGCTGCACCCCAGTGTTCCTTATCATGGCGGCGCGGACGTGATCCTCAACAACGGTGGAACGGACGGTTTCTCCAAGGTGCTGCAGCTCCTGGTTGACCCCTGGTATGAGGGAGTCCACCCTGTGACTGAGCGGCCAGGCATGCTGTGCGAGACATTCGTTTTTGGAAACGTTCTTACACAGTCTCGACCTCTTGGAGTTCAGGTTGTGCCTGTAGAGCTTGATCGTGAGGGTATGCTGGTGGAGGGACCAGGAGGTCTGCGGGATGTGCTTGATAACTGGGATCCTCGAAATGGCCGACGACCACACTTCCTTTATACAGTGAC TATGGGACACAACCCCACAAGCGGTGTCTTGGGAATCAAGAGGAGAAAGGAGATCTACGCCCTCGCCAGCAAAtacgacatcatcatcgttgaAGACGACCCATACTGGTACCTTCAATTCCCCTCGGCCGCCGTTCACGAGGCCAGGCTCAGGGGCCACGAGACACCTCGACACATCGAGACGCACACGCCAGCAAAGACGTCTGGCTACGAGTTTATCGACTCGCTCGTGCCCTCGTACTTGAGCATCGATGTCGACGGTCGTGTCATTCGCCTTGATACCTTTTCCAAGACAGTTGCCCCTGGCTGCCGATTGGGTCATGTTACGGCCCAGCCTGCCATCATCGAGAGAATCACTCG AATCACCGAGGCTAGCACCAGCCAACCTTCAGGCTTTGTCCAAGCCTTCATCGCCCAGGTTCTCCTTGGCCCACACTCCTCCGCCCTGGCAGAGTTCGGCGCCCTCTCCGAGTCCGAAAAGGCCAACTTCAAGGGCTGGAAGCTCGACGGCTGGGTGCGCTGGCTCGAAGGTCTCCGTGGCGAGTACGAGCGTCGCATGACACGCATGTGCACCATCCTCGAGGACAACGCCTTCCAGCTGAAACAGTCGACCCCTGAGAAACCAGACTCGGACTGGGACGTCATCACCAAGACAAAGCTCTTCGAGTTCGACTGGCCTCGTGGAGGCATGTTTGTCTGGCTACGCATTCATTTTGAGCAGCACCCTCTCTTCAACGCCCGCGGCACCGACGTCCCCGTCATCAACGGGCCAGAGCTGGCAAAGGCGTTCCTCATCCACAGCACCCAAGCTCCCAACCTGGTGCTGGGCAGCCCTGGAGGCATGTTCAGCGCTACTCCTGAGATTCTGGCTGAGCACGGCTGGAAGTACGTGAGACTGTGCTTTGCTGCCGAGAGCGACGAGAATATTGATGCTGGCTCGTTGAGATTCTCCAAGTCGGTTCAGAACTTCTTTAGGATCACTGATGTTGCTGAGATTGAAAAGTTGATTGAGGAGTTGTAA